One Sphingomicrobium marinum genomic window carries:
- a CDS encoding copper resistance system multicopper oxidase, whose translation MNDISITRRGLLKTTAALGLTAAAMPAWARGADLNHGMVRQGFDEVRGPAIDLTVGTHKTRIAGRSGHAIAVNGSVPGPLVRLKEGTTARLTVHNHLKEDTSIHWHGLLLPFQFDGVPGVSFPGIEPGKSFTAEFPVRQHGTYWYHSHSGLQEQAGHYGAIIVDPAGEDPVQADRDYMMVLSEFTPLHPHTVFDKLKKGEGYFNRQQRSWTDDYPLSASERRMWAEMRMMPTDILDVTAETYTYLINGHAPIDGLEYAFTPGQRVRLRLVNAGAMTFFNVRIPGLSFEVVQADGQDVEPVTVDELQIGVAETYDIVVTPGAAEAYTIVAESMDRSGMAIATLAQRPGARAPIPPLRKPALLTMKDMGHGGMDHGGGHEGHDMGDSDAGGMDMSGGMNMRDTSLLPDSVKVGPGIDMVAMNPVDRMGDPGVGLDDVGHRVLTYKDLRALRPNPDTRKPSRLLELHLTGNMERYMWSFDGQKFNAVSDKPIRFAYNERVRVKLVNDTMMAHPIHLHGHFFELVNGADQASQPQKHTLIVQPGGSAQFDLTANEPGDWAFHCHLLYHMHAGMFQVVTVASPAGGVA comes from the coding sequence ATGAATGACATCTCTATTACCCGCCGCGGCCTTTTGAAGACCACTGCCGCCCTTGGCCTGACGGCCGCGGCCATGCCCGCGTGGGCGCGCGGCGCCGACCTCAACCATGGCATGGTCCGCCAGGGATTCGACGAAGTCCGCGGACCCGCGATCGACCTCACGGTCGGTACCCACAAAACGCGCATCGCGGGGCGCAGCGGTCACGCCATCGCCGTCAATGGCAGCGTTCCGGGCCCGCTGGTGCGCCTCAAGGAAGGCACGACCGCGCGGCTGACGGTGCACAACCATTTGAAGGAAGACACCTCGATCCACTGGCACGGGCTGCTGCTGCCTTTCCAGTTCGACGGCGTTCCCGGCGTCAGCTTCCCTGGGATCGAACCCGGCAAGAGCTTCACCGCCGAGTTCCCTGTTCGCCAGCACGGCACCTATTGGTATCATTCGCATAGTGGGCTGCAGGAACAGGCGGGTCATTACGGCGCGATCATCGTCGATCCGGCGGGCGAAGATCCCGTGCAAGCCGACCGCGACTACATGATGGTCCTGTCGGAATTCACCCCGCTCCATCCCCACACCGTCTTCGACAAGCTGAAGAAGGGCGAAGGCTATTTCAATCGCCAGCAGCGCAGCTGGACCGATGACTATCCCTTGAGCGCGTCGGAACGCCGCATGTGGGCCGAAATGCGCATGATGCCGACTGACATTCTCGATGTGACGGCCGAGACCTACACCTATCTCATCAACGGCCATGCGCCGATCGATGGGCTCGAATATGCCTTCACGCCGGGACAGCGCGTGCGCCTGCGCCTCGTCAATGCGGGCGCGATGACGTTTTTCAACGTGCGCATCCCGGGGCTGAGCTTCGAGGTCGTGCAGGCCGACGGGCAGGATGTCGAACCGGTCACGGTGGACGAACTGCAGATCGGCGTTGCGGAAACGTACGACATCGTCGTCACGCCGGGCGCGGCTGAGGCGTACACGATCGTCGCGGAATCGATGGATCGCTCGGGCATGGCGATCGCCACGCTGGCGCAGCGCCCCGGTGCCCGCGCCCCAATCCCGCCGCTTCGCAAGCCGGCGCTGCTTACCATGAAAGACATGGGGCATGGCGGGATGGATCATGGCGGAGGTCATGAGGGCCACGACATGGGCGATAGTGATGCGGGCGGCATGGACATGTCGGGCGGCATGAACATGCGCGACACCTCGCTATTGCCCGATAGCGTCAAGGTCGGTCCCGGGATCGACATGGTGGCGATGAACCCGGTCGATCGCATGGGCGATCCGGGCGTCGGGCTCGACGATGTCGGTCACAGGGTCCTGACTTACAAGGATCTGCGTGCGCTGCGTCCCAACCCCGACACGCGAAAGCCGAGCCGGCTGCTGGAATTGCACCTGACCGGCAACATGGAACGCTACATGTGGTCGTTCGACGGCCAGAAATTCAATGCGGTTTCCGACAAGCCCATCCGCTTCGCTTATAACGAGCGCGTGCGGGTGAAGCTCGTCAACGACACGATGATGGCGCACCCCATCCACCTGCACGGCCACTTTTTCGAACTGGTCAACGGCGCCGATCAGGCCAGCCAGCCGCAAAAGCACACGTTGATCGTGCAGCCGGGCGGAAGCGCGCAGTTCGACCTCACCGCGAACGAGCCGGGCGACTGGGCCTTCCACTGCCACCTGCTTTATCACATGCACGCCGGGATGTTTCAGGTCGTCACGGTGGCGTCTCCGGCAGGAGGCGTTGCATGA
- a CDS encoding copper resistance protein B, producing MTMTLALLLALQQHQHHDAHPQPEATQEVAVDHSQMDHSDHQDMDHDDVDHSQMDHSQMDHGDTDHAQMDHGEDPEVDHSTMDHSEMDHGEEQAVDHSTMDHSAMDHSQVDHGNEQAVDHSTMDHATMDHSAHQQSDIPVLPPPPEAGSGPARAADAIWGAEAMARSRADLKEDHGGQEVLWFQADRAEIRFADEGEAYLWDVQGYYGGDIDKFWVESEGEGDFGGELEDASIEGLWAHAIGPFWDLQTGIRQDLTGPKRTYATIGVQGLAPYLFEIDAAAYLSNEGDLTAEIEAELDQLITNRLILQPRAELVLAAQDVPELGIAAGVSKAEIGVRLRYEFAREFAPYVGIEQEWSFLGETEARTNFVAGVKFWF from the coding sequence ATGACCATGACGCTCGCACTGCTGCTGGCGCTCCAGCAACATCAACACCATGACGCTCACCCACAACCCGAGGCGACGCAGGAAGTTGCCGTCGATCATAGCCAGATGGACCACAGCGACCATCAGGACATGGATCATGACGATGTGGACCATTCGCAGATGGATCATTCGCAGATGGATCATGGCGACACGGACCACGCGCAAATGGACCATGGCGAGGATCCCGAGGTCGACCACTCGACCATGGACCACAGTGAGATGGACCACGGTGAGGAGCAGGCCGTCGATCATTCGACCATGGATCACTCGGCGATGGACCATAGCCAGGTGGACCATGGTAACGAACAGGCGGTCGATCATTCGACCATGGATCACGCAACGATGGATCATAGCGCCCATCAGCAGTCGGACATCCCCGTCCTTCCGCCTCCGCCCGAAGCCGGCAGCGGTCCCGCGCGCGCCGCGGACGCCATCTGGGGCGCCGAGGCGATGGCGAGGTCGCGCGCCGATCTCAAGGAAGATCATGGCGGGCAGGAAGTCCTGTGGTTCCAGGCCGACCGCGCCGAAATTCGCTTCGCTGATGAAGGCGAAGCCTACCTGTGGGACGTGCAGGGCTATTACGGCGGCGATATCGACAAGTTCTGGGTCGAAAGCGAAGGCGAAGGCGATTTCGGCGGCGAACTTGAAGACGCCAGCATCGAGGGCCTGTGGGCCCACGCCATCGGCCCCTTCTGGGACCTCCAGACCGGCATCCGCCAGGACCTGACCGGACCCAAGCGCACCTATGCCACCATCGGCGTTCAGGGCCTCGCCCCCTATTTGTTTGAAATCGATGCTGCGGCGTACCTGTCCAACGAAGGCGATCTCACCGCCGAGATCGAGGCCGAACTCGACCAGCTCATCACCAACCGCCTCATCCTCCAACCGCGCGCCGAACTGGTGCTGGCTGCACAGGACGTGCCCGAGCTTGGGATCGCGGCGGGCGTGTCCAAAGCCGAGATCGGCGTGCGCTTGCGCTATGAGTTCGCGCGCGAATTCGCGCCCTATGTCGGTATCGAACAGGAATGGTCCTTTCTCGGTGAGACGGAGGCCAGGACCAACTTCGTGGCCGGCGTGAAATTCTGGTTCTGA
- a CDS encoding SulP family inorganic anion transporter, translating into MIDITAIRRSWFASPRADILAGLVVALALIPEAIGFSIIAGVDPRVGLYASFTIAVIIAFVGGRPGMISAATAAIAVLVVPLVRDHGVEYLFAATVLMGVIQVIAGFARFDRLMQFVSRSVITGFVNALAILIFMAQLPQLTGVSWQAYAMVAAGLAIIYLLPRLTKAIPSPLVAIVVLTVIAIWLDMPVNRIGDMGELPDALPFFALPQVPLTMETLQIILPYSITMAAVGLLESLLTAQIVDELTDTDSSKPREVRGQGIANFVTGFFGGMGGCAMIGQSVINVKSGGHGRLSALVAGSVLLFLIVVLGPWVAQIPMPALVAVMIMVSIGTFSWASIGQLRTHPWHSSVVMLATVVTVVATHDLAKGVLAGVLLSGIFFANKVGRQFTIGSFASGDGTARTYRVTGEVFFASTERFVAGFDFKEVLEHVTIDVSTAHFWDISAVAALDKVVLKFRREGTEVSIVGLNRASATMVDKFGTPDGALLAQ; encoded by the coding sequence ATGATCGATATCACCGCCATCCGCCGCAGCTGGTTTGCGAGCCCCCGCGCCGACATTCTGGCCGGTCTCGTAGTTGCGCTCGCCCTGATCCCCGAAGCCATCGGCTTTTCGATCATCGCGGGCGTCGATCCGCGCGTCGGCCTTTACGCCAGCTTCACCATCGCGGTGATCATCGCTTTTGTCGGCGGGCGTCCCGGGATGATCAGCGCCGCCACCGCCGCCATCGCGGTGCTGGTGGTGCCGCTGGTGCGCGATCATGGCGTCGAATATCTCTTCGCCGCGACCGTATTGATGGGCGTGATCCAGGTCATTGCGGGCTTCGCGCGCTTCGACCGGCTGATGCAGTTCGTTTCGCGCTCGGTCATCACCGGCTTCGTCAACGCGCTGGCGATCCTGATTTTCATGGCGCAGTTGCCGCAGCTGACCGGGGTCAGCTGGCAAGCCTACGCAATGGTGGCGGCCGGGCTTGCCATCATCTACCTCTTGCCGCGCCTGACCAAGGCCATCCCCTCGCCGCTCGTGGCGATCGTCGTCCTGACCGTCATCGCCATCTGGCTCGACATGCCGGTCAACCGCATCGGCGACATGGGCGAACTTCCCGATGCGCTCCCCTTTTTCGCGCTGCCGCAAGTGCCGCTGACGATGGAAACGCTGCAGATCATCCTGCCTTATTCGATCACCATGGCCGCGGTCGGCCTGCTCGAATCGCTGCTGACCGCGCAGATCGTCGATGAACTGACCGACACCGACAGCTCCAAGCCGCGCGAAGTGCGCGGCCAGGGCATCGCCAACTTCGTGACCGGCTTTTTCGGCGGCATGGGCGGCTGCGCGATGATCGGCCAGTCGGTCATCAACGTGAAGTCGGGCGGACACGGGCGGCTGTCCGCGCTGGTTGCCGGTTCAGTCCTCCTTTTCCTCATCGTGGTGCTCGGCCCGTGGGTGGCGCAGATCCCGATGCCAGCGCTCGTCGCGGTCATGATTATGGTGTCGATCGGGACCTTCTCGTGGGCTTCGATCGGGCAGCTACGCACTCACCCCTGGCACAGCAGCGTCGTCATGCTCGCCACCGTCGTCACCGTCGTTGCGACGCACGATCTGGCGAAGGGCGTGCTGGCCGGCGTGCTGCTGTCGGGCATCTTCTTTGCCAACAAGGTGGGCCGCCAGTTCACCATCGGCAGCTTCGCGTCGGGCGATGGCACGGCGCGCACTTACCGCGTGACCGGTGAGGTCTTCTTCGCGTCGACCGAGCGCTTCGTTGCTGGCTTCGATTTCAAGGAAGTGCTCGAACATGTCACGATCGACGTGTCGACCGCGCACTTCTGGGACATCTCGGCGGTTGCCGCGCTCGACAAGGTCGTGCTGAAGTTCCGCCGCGAAGGCACCGAGGTCAGCATCGTTGGGCTCAACCGCGCCAGCGCGACCATGGTCGACAAGTTCGGCACGCCTGACGGCGCGCTCCTGGCCCAGTAG
- a CDS encoding universal stress protein, producing the protein MKKMKLLACLDFSQYATSVTDHAAWLAGGSDAKVTLLHVIQRTDAVEARRDLSGAIGLGARSGLMAELVAIEGEQSRIEREQGAALLDGAATRLREAGIANVETLQRHGDIVETVVAQEEKADLVVIGKRGEHADFAKGHLGGVVERIVRQSVRPVLVASRAFAPIETVLIAYDGGESAARALDFVASSPRFADAKIHVVTVGDDKAEARLADAADILGGRLAGTSARTGSVETAIKQEADAIGAGLLVMGAYGHSPLRRLILGSTTSAMLRALHKPVLLFR; encoded by the coding sequence ATGAAGAAGATGAAGCTGCTCGCCTGCCTCGATTTCAGCCAGTACGCCACCAGCGTGACCGATCATGCCGCCTGGCTTGCCGGTGGCAGCGATGCCAAGGTCACGCTGCTCCACGTCATCCAGCGCACCGATGCCGTCGAAGCGCGCCGCGACCTGTCGGGCGCGATCGGGCTCGGTGCCCGCTCGGGCCTCATGGCCGAGCTGGTCGCGATCGAAGGCGAGCAGAGCCGCATCGAACGCGAACAGGGCGCCGCCTTGCTCGATGGTGCCGCCACCCGCTTGCGCGAGGCCGGTATCGCCAATGTCGAAACGCTCCAGCGTCATGGCGATATCGTCGAGACGGTTGTCGCGCAGGAAGAGAAGGCCGATCTCGTCGTCATCGGCAAGCGCGGCGAACATGCCGATTTTGCCAAGGGGCACCTAGGCGGTGTGGTGGAACGGATCGTGCGCCAGAGCGTGCGTCCCGTGCTGGTTGCCAGCCGCGCTTTCGCGCCGATCGAAACCGTGCTGATCGCCTATGACGGCGGCGAAAGCGCCGCACGCGCGCTCGATTTCGTGGCATCCTCGCCGCGGTTCGCGGATGCCAAGATCCACGTCGTTACCGTGGGTGACGACAAGGCCGAAGCGCGCCTGGCCGATGCCGCGGACATTCTGGGCGGCCGCCTTGCCGGCACCAGCGCGCGCACCGGTAGTGTCGAAACCGCTATCAAGCAGGAAGCCGACGCGATCGGCGCCGGTCTGTTGGTCATGGGCGCCTACGGCCACTCACCGCTGCGCCGCCTCATCCTCGGCTCGACCACGAGCGCGATGCTGCGCGCGCTGCACAAGCCGGTCTTGCTTTTCCGCTGA
- a CDS encoding TonB-dependent receptor plug domain-containing protein: MATSFTRRSAKIRTALLCGIVGMASATPAFAQDTGDVQDPEIENNQVIIITGTRQANRSAADTVAPVDIVSSEELTNQADTDVGNLLRIAVPSFNVNTQPISDAATLVRPANLRGLSPDNTLVLVNGKRMHRAAVIAFLGGGIADGSQGPDVSTIPTIAIKQLEVLRDGASSQYGSDAIAGVMNFIIKDDAEGGMVTAKWGQTYEGDGDLYQIGANIGLPITDNGFLNLSAEYGESDATSRSVQRDDAAALIAAGNTDVANPAQIWGQPNVNDDFKSFVNFGIDFTPDITLYAFGNYAERNVDGGFFFRNPTNRGGVYAGPLVDPMTGDADPNGVPSVLVGDLSNTTAGDCPAGIPLTGTNGLIPDATILADVSADPNCFSFVELFPGGFTPRFGGDLQDFSVATGLRGQVFGGLDFDLSYRYGKNSVDFFINNTINASLGPNTPTSFNPGGYRQAENLVNLNLGHEVSLGSTGSMYVAAGAEYRDETFTTVAGDPESFALGPLAQPTAAFPFGQGFSTSSNGFGGFSNNAAGSATEDTKAAYIDVEADLADTVTLQGAVRYEDTKTFGDNVSWKVGGLYKLSDDFRIRSTYSTGFHVPTAGQANVINVTTQFSNGMLQDEGTFPLFSPAGLIVSDYVADSAANGGLGLARPTLGPEKADSFTVGLAGDVGAVTFTLDYFNITLKDRISRSSTINFTDALLYLAAREGVMVTSTTTAGLLAELSTANVINRGDFTGFEDLTSFAFFNNAFDTRTQGIDFVSNARLDLVDGGRTQATLAINYTDTTVKDADATISATRIRQLEENLPNWKGFLNLTHEQGRVRGLLRANYFGSFYEAHLDDGTLPIDAEARVTFDAEIAYEVIEGLEIAAGAQNLLDTYPTRNPWAGIAGAEYAVTSPFGFNGGSYYVRARFQF, translated from the coding sequence ATGGCTACCAGCTTTACGCGTCGCTCAGCGAAAATCCGCACCGCCTTGCTTTGCGGGATCGTCGGCATGGCGTCCGCCACGCCTGCTTTTGCGCAGGATACGGGCGACGTCCAGGATCCGGAAATCGAAAACAACCAGGTGATCATCATCACCGGTACGCGCCAGGCCAATCGCTCGGCCGCAGACACGGTCGCACCGGTTGATATCGTCTCGTCCGAAGAACTTACCAACCAGGCCGATACCGATGTCGGCAACCTGCTGCGTATTGCCGTTCCTTCCTTCAACGTGAACACCCAACCGATTTCCGACGCCGCGACCCTCGTGCGCCCCGCCAACCTGCGCGGGCTGTCGCCTGACAACACGCTGGTCCTCGTCAACGGCAAGCGCATGCACCGCGCCGCCGTCATCGCCTTCCTTGGCGGCGGCATCGCGGACGGCTCGCAGGGCCCGGACGTCTCGACGATCCCGACGATCGCGATCAAGCAGCTCGAAGTGCTGCGCGACGGCGCGTCCTCGCAATATGGTTCGGACGCCATTGCCGGCGTCATGAACTTCATCATAAAGGACGATGCCGAAGGCGGCATGGTCACCGCCAAATGGGGTCAGACCTACGAAGGTGACGGCGATCTCTACCAGATCGGTGCCAATATCGGCCTGCCCATCACCGATAACGGCTTCCTCAACCTGAGCGCCGAATATGGCGAATCTGATGCCACCAGCCGCTCGGTCCAGCGCGATGACGCGGCCGCGCTCATCGCTGCCGGCAATACGGACGTTGCCAACCCGGCGCAGATCTGGGGCCAGCCCAACGTCAACGACGACTTCAAGTCGTTCGTGAATTTCGGCATCGATTTCACGCCCGACATCACGCTCTACGCATTCGGCAACTATGCCGAGCGTAACGTCGATGGCGGCTTCTTCTTCCGTAACCCGACCAACCGCGGCGGCGTCTATGCCGGTCCGCTGGTCGATCCGATGACCGGCGATGCCGATCCCAACGGCGTGCCCTCGGTGCTGGTCGGCGACTTGTCGAACACGACGGCGGGCGATTGTCCTGCCGGTATCCCGCTGACGGGTACCAACGGGTTGATCCCCGATGCCACGATCCTTGCGGATGTCTCAGCAGACCCGAACTGCTTCTCTTTCGTCGAGCTGTTCCCGGGCGGCTTTACACCGCGCTTTGGCGGCGACCTTCAGGACTTCTCGGTTGCCACCGGCCTGCGCGGCCAGGTCTTCGGCGGGCTCGATTTCGATCTTAGCTATCGTTACGGCAAGAACTCGGTCGACTTCTTCATCAACAACACGATCAACGCGTCGCTCGGCCCCAATACGCCGACCTCGTTCAACCCGGGCGGTTATCGCCAGGCGGAAAACCTGGTGAACCTGAACCTGGGTCACGAAGTATCGCTGGGTAGCACGGGCAGCATGTATGTGGCGGCCGGCGCTGAATATCGCGACGAGACCTTCACCACGGTCGCCGGCGATCCGGAATCGTTCGCTCTCGGCCCGCTCGCGCAGCCCACCGCGGCATTCCCGTTTGGCCAGGGCTTCTCGACCAGTTCGAATGGTTTCGGCGGCTTCTCGAACAACGCTGCAGGATCGGCCACGGAAGACACCAAGGCTGCCTACATCGATGTCGAGGCCGACCTCGCCGACACGGTGACCTTGCAGGGTGCCGTTCGCTACGAGGACACCAAGACCTTTGGCGATAACGTGAGCTGGAAGGTGGGCGGCCTTTACAAGCTGTCCGACGATTTCCGCATTCGCAGCACCTATTCGACCGGCTTCCACGTGCCGACCGCGGGCCAGGCGAACGTCATCAACGTGACGACGCAGTTCTCCAACGGCATGCTGCAGGACGAAGGGACTTTCCCGCTGTTCAGCCCGGCAGGTCTCATCGTGTCCGACTATGTCGCGGACTCGGCGGCCAATGGTGGCCTTGGTCTCGCCCGGCCCACGCTCGGACCGGAAAAGGCCGACAGCTTCACCGTCGGTCTGGCCGGCGATGTCGGTGCGGTCACCTTCACGCTCGATTACTTCAACATCACGCTGAAGGATCGCATCTCGCGGTCGTCGACCATCAACTTCACCGATGCGCTGCTCTATCTCGCCGCGCGTGAAGGGGTGATGGTGACGAGCACGACGACGGCCGGCCTGCTGGCCGAACTGTCGACCGCCAATGTCATCAACCGTGGTGACTTCACCGGGTTCGAGGATCTGACCTCGTTCGCCTTCTTCAACAACGCATTCGACACGCGGACGCAGGGCATCGACTTCGTGTCGAACGCGCGTCTCGACCTTGTCGACGGCGGCCGGACGCAGGCGACGCTGGCGATCAACTATACCGACACCACGGTGAAGGATGCCGACGCGACCATCTCGGCGACGCGTATCCGCCAGCTTGAGGAAAACCTGCCCAACTGGAAGGGCTTCCTCAACCTGACCCATGAGCAGGGACGCGTTCGCGGCCTGCTGCGCGCCAATTATTTCGGTAGCTTCTACGAAGCCCACCTCGACGACGGCACGCTGCCAATCGACGCGGAGGCGCGGGTCACCTTCGACGCGGAAATCGCGTACGAAGTGATCGAAGGACTGGAAATCGCGGCAGGTGCGCAAAACCTGCTCGATACCTACCCGACGCGTAACCCCTGGGCGGGTATCGCCGGCGCCGAATATGCGGTCACCTCGCCGTTCGGCTTCAACGGTGGCAGCTACTACGTGCGTGCACGCTTCCAGTTCTAA
- a CDS encoding DUF2171 domain-containing protein, protein MRDNSPHGERFEQRGYGRGYDRPAMNRSDDFDVDYDRNDRGFFDRAGDEVMSWFGDDRAEARRRLDERYGHDGRGYVNREFAFEGGLLNTRDNGYTRPYDQRDYDRRPRMSDDFDRSDRYDYDRAYGQGRMNRAMTQQEFTADSDYDNWRSRQIEQLDRDYLEWRQENQARFDSEFSQWRDKRNNQRQMLRQIDEHAEVIGSDGEFVGKVDRIRGERIILTKDDSPDNMHHSLKANCLDSIEDGKVKLCIPSSEAKQQWRDEERVMELDDSQSIDDRRFAESS, encoded by the coding sequence ATGCGCGACAATTCGCCGCATGGCGAACGCTTTGAACAGCGTGGTTATGGTCGGGGTTATGATCGTCCGGCGATGAACCGTTCGGACGATTTTGATGTCGACTATGATCGCAACGATCGCGGCTTTTTCGACCGCGCCGGCGACGAAGTCATGAGCTGGTTCGGCGACGACCGCGCCGAAGCCCGCCGCCGCCTCGACGAACGTTATGGCCATGACGGTCGCGGCTATGTCAATCGCGAGTTCGCCTTCGAAGGCGGCCTCCTGAACACCCGCGACAATGGCTATACCCGCCCTTACGACCAGCGCGATTATGATCGCCGCCCCCGGATGAGCGACGACTTTGATCGTAGCGACCGCTATGACTATGACCGCGCCTACGGTCAGGGCCGCATGAACCGCGCCATGACCCAACAGGAATTCACGGCCGACAGCGATTACGACAATTGGCGCAGCCGCCAGATCGAACAGCTTGATCGCGACTACCTGGAATGGCGCCAGGAAAACCAGGCGCGCTTCGACAGCGAGTTTTCGCAGTGGCGCGACAAGCGAAACAACCAGCGCCAGATGCTTCGTCAGATCGACGAACATGCCGAAGTGATCGGTTCGGACGGTGAATTCGTCGGCAAGGTCGACAGGATCCGCGGTGAACGCATCATCCTCACCAAGGATGACAGCCCCGACAATATGCACCACTCGCTGAAGGCCAACTGCCTCGATTCCATCGAAGACGGCAAGGTCAAGCTTTGCATTCCCTCGAGCGAAGCCAAGCAGCAGTGGCGTGACGAAGAGCGGGTGATGGAGCTTGACGACAGTCAGTCCATCGATGACCGTCGCTTTGCTGAAAGCTCCTAG
- a CDS encoding NADP-dependent oxidoreductase: MARAWHLMQRPQGKPTHDDVALKDIDLPALEDGMIHVKNDWISVDPYMRVRMDDQESYFESFQLGKPMDGGAVGTVVASKADGIEEGDKVLHFGGWRDEAVVQAKTAQKLPDLGVDYFHFLSTLGLTGGTAWFGLMDVASAKQGDVVFVSAAAGAVGSMVVQFAKAKGMKVIGSAGGANKCDYVKSIGADACIDYKAGPIIKGLYKALKEIGEKGIDVYFDNVGRDHLDAAIAHANQNARIAMCGFIDGINGEVAYPFKYLALAIGKRIRMEGFIFTDFQSRMPEFYQEVVPMMLSGKVTTRETVHEGVETTFDAFLGLFEGANTGKMLIKI; the protein is encoded by the coding sequence ATGGCCAGAGCCTGGCACCTCATGCAGCGCCCGCAGGGCAAACCCACACACGACGATGTCGCGCTGAAGGACATCGACCTCCCCGCGCTCGAAGATGGCATGATCCACGTCAAAAATGACTGGATTTCGGTCGATCCCTACATGCGCGTGCGCATGGATGACCAGGAAAGCTATTTCGAAAGCTTCCAGCTTGGAAAGCCGATGGACGGCGGCGCAGTCGGTACGGTGGTGGCATCGAAGGCCGATGGCATTGAAGAGGGCGACAAGGTGCTGCACTTCGGCGGCTGGCGCGATGAAGCCGTCGTGCAAGCGAAGACGGCACAGAAGCTGCCCGACTTGGGCGTCGATTATTTCCACTTCCTCTCGACGCTGGGCCTGACCGGCGGCACGGCCTGGTTCGGACTGATGGACGTGGCATCGGCCAAACAAGGCGATGTCGTCTTCGTCTCGGCCGCGGCTGGCGCGGTCGGCTCGATGGTCGTCCAGTTCGCCAAGGCCAAGGGAATGAAGGTAATCGGATCGGCCGGCGGCGCGAACAAGTGCGACTACGTCAAATCGATCGGCGCCGATGCCTGCATCGATTACAAGGCGGGCCCGATCATCAAGGGTCTCTACAAGGCGCTCAAGGAGATCGGCGAAAAAGGCATCGATGTATATTTCGACAATGTTGGCCGCGACCATCTGGATGCCGCCATCGCCCACGCCAACCAGAATGCGCGCATCGCGATGTGCGGCTTCATCGACGGCATCAATGGCGAGGTTGCCTACCCCTTCAAATATCTCGCTCTGGCGATCGGCAAGCGGATCCGCATGGAAGGCTTCATCTTCACCGACTTCCAGTCGCGCATGCCCGAATTCTACCAGGAAGTCGTCCCGATGATGCTGTCGGGCAAGGTGACCACGCGCGAGACGGTCCACGAAGGCGTCGAGACAACTTTCGACGCTTTCCTCGGACTGTTCGAAGGCGCCAACACCGGCAAGATGCTGATCAAGATCTAG
- the ypfJ gene encoding KPN_02809 family neutral zinc metallopeptidase produces the protein MRLGGRDSDNFIDRTGQSGGRGGGGISVGILALVARFVFNKFGIVGVLILGLGYCALSGGMSGLMGGGAPTTADSANPEASTLSAENRELLTGTLESTDDIWGRLINGYQEPTLVAYRGGTQTACGYGQAVMGPFYCPADERIYIDPDFFRELETKFGAEGDFAARYVIAHEVGHHIQKLEGTLASVQRQQARISQEQGNRLQVGVELQADCYAGVWAANARDDQGRSLLEPGDVEEGMTAASSIGDDTLQRRSGRAVQPESFTHGTSAQRMEALRRGLQTGDPRQCNYAGR, from the coding sequence ATGCGACTAGGTGGACGCGATAGCGACAATTTTATCGACCGCACGGGCCAAAGCGGTGGTCGCGGCGGCGGCGGCATTTCGGTCGGCATACTCGCGCTCGTCGCGCGCTTCGTCTTCAACAAGTTCGGTATCGTTGGCGTGCTCATTCTCGGGCTTGGCTATTGCGCGCTGTCCGGCGGGATGAGCGGACTGATGGGCGGCGGCGCGCCGACCACGGCCGATAGCGCCAACCCCGAAGCATCGACGTTGAGCGCGGAAAACCGCGAATTGCTTACGGGCACGCTGGAGTCGACCGATGACATCTGGGGCCGCTTGATCAACGGCTACCAGGAACCGACGCTGGTCGCCTATCGCGGCGGGACCCAGACCGCGTGCGGCTACGGCCAGGCCGTCATGGGGCCGTTCTACTGCCCGGCCGACGAGCGCATCTACATCGATCCCGACTTCTTCCGCGAGCTTGAGACCAAGTTCGGTGCCGAGGGCGACTTTGCCGCGCGCTATGTCATTGCGCATGAGGTCGGTCACCACATCCAGAAGCTCGAAGGCACGCTCGCCAGCGTGCAGCGCCAGCAGGCGCGGATCAGCCAGGAGCAGGGCAACCGCCTTCAGGTGGGCGTCGAATTGCAGGCCGATTGCTATGCCGGCGTGTGGGCCGCCAATGCGCGCGACGACCAGGGCCGTTCATTGCTTGAGCCCGGCGATGTCGAGGAAGGCATGACCGCGGCGAGCTCGATCGGTGACGACACGCTGCAGCGGCGCTCGGGCCGCGCGGTGCAACCCGAAAGCTTCACCCACGGCACCAGCGCCCAGCGCATGGAAGCGCTGCGCCGCGGCCTGCAGACCGGCGACCCGCGCCAGTGCAATTATGCGGGCCGCTAG